The Armatimonadota bacterium genome includes a window with the following:
- a CDS encoding beta-ketoacyl-ACP reductase → MLTLFSSVKGDPPVALVTGGSRGIGAGIACGFASAGARVAVNFTQPSEGLRETMRRIRESGAEAMEAQADVADSAQVNAMVEGVIRGFGRIDTVVLNAGICPFMDFLEMPEDLWDRVMDVNLKGSFLVGQAVARHMVQRGGGGRVVAVGSISSLVGGTKQAHYCSSKAGQNLLIKSMALSLAPYGITCNSVLPGTVETDINREALKDETLRARLVAGTPVGRLGCPQDIVGAVLYLASEEAAWTTGSLVVVDGGATSTLQ, encoded by the coding sequence TTGCTGACACTGTTCTCTTCGGTGAAAGGCGATCCGCCAGTGGCCCTGGTGACCGGCGGGTCACGCGGTATCGGTGCCGGCATCGCCTGCGGGTTCGCGTCTGCAGGCGCGCGGGTGGCGGTGAACTTTACACAGCCCTCGGAGGGGCTGCGGGAGACCATGCGGCGCATCCGCGAATCCGGCGCCGAAGCGATGGAAGCACAGGCGGACGTGGCGGACAGTGCTCAGGTGAACGCGATGGTGGAGGGGGTCATCCGCGGGTTCGGACGCATAGACACGGTGGTGCTGAACGCCGGCATCTGCCCCTTCATGGATTTTCTGGAGATGCCGGAGGATCTCTGGGACCGCGTTATGGACGTGAACCTGAAAGGTTCATTTCTGGTGGGGCAGGCTGTGGCGCGGCATATGGTCCAGCGCGGCGGGGGCGGCCGTGTGGTGGCGGTGGGCAGCATCTCCAGTCTGGTGGGGGGTACCAAACAGGCGCACTACTGCTCCTCCAAAGCGGGTCAGAATCTGCTCATCAAGAGCATGGCTCTGAGCCTTGCGCCATACGGAATAACGTGCAACTCGGTGCTGCCCGGCACCGTGGAGACTGACATCAACCGCGAGGCGCTGAAGGACGAGACACTCCGCGCCCGGCTGGTGGCCGGGACGCCCGTCGGACGGCTCGGTTGCCCGCAGGATATCGTGGGAGCGGTGCTTTATCTTGCGTCGGAGGAGGCCGCCTGGACCACCGGCTCCCTGGTGGTGGTGGATGGAGGGGCCACCTCCACGCTGCAGTAG